One window of Paenibacillus sp. FSL K6-3182 genomic DNA carries:
- a CDS encoding fumarylacetoacetate hydrolase family protein encodes MSSNEIRNIYCIGRNYKLHALELGNEVPDQPLVFTKPSHAIVPMAGNTVDLPGNVGEVHFELEIVLRIGRAYEPGIDPEQCIDGMALGLDLTLRDVQSKLKAKGQPWLAAKGFKNSAPLGEWLPYPGAAALAEKEFVLLRNGEEAQRGNASDMLFSVSELIQFVGEHYGLGAGDLLFTGTPAGVAALHDGDQLQALWAGTAVGSCSVKLV; translated from the coding sequence ATGAGCAGCAATGAGATTCGTAATATTTATTGTATCGGTCGAAATTATAAACTTCACGCTTTGGAGCTTGGCAATGAGGTGCCTGATCAGCCGCTCGTGTTTACAAAGCCGTCGCATGCCATTGTTCCAATGGCAGGCAACACTGTAGATCTTCCCGGTAATGTAGGCGAGGTGCACTTTGAGCTTGAAATCGTACTGCGGATTGGCCGTGCTTATGAGCCGGGCATCGATCCAGAACAATGCATTGACGGCATGGCGCTTGGTTTGGACTTAACGCTTCGTGACGTTCAGTCCAAGCTGAAGGCTAAGGGACAGCCATGGCTTGCGGCCAAAGGGTTTAAAAACTCAGCTCCGCTTGGTGAATGGCTTCCTTACCCAGGTGCAGCGGCTCTTGCCGAAAAAGAGTTTGTGCTCTTGCGAAATGGCGAAGAGGCGCAGCGCGGCAATGCCAGCGATATGTTATTCAGCGTATCGGAGCTGATTCAATTCGTTGGAGAGCATTACGGGCTTGGCGCCGGCGATCTTCTATTCACAGGAACGCCAGCAGGGGTGGCTGCTTTGCATGACGGTGACCAGCTGCAAGCATTATGGGCAGGTACAGCTGTAGGCAGCTGCAGCGTAAAGCTTGTATAA
- a CDS encoding response regulator transcription factor, which yields MKVVWIEDEQQLLQECADYLRKESVEVYGASSLTEAEPLIKQMNPDLLLVDWMLPGGASGIDICKRNEKEWKLPFIMVTAKGDEFDKVLALELGADDYLTKPFGLRELSARIKAVMRRASKHGEPSLPAPDESIIYRGPLMLDQQRFTAVLNEHRLDLTRTEFLLLWKLAANPGRVFTRTHLMDEALGDGFLGYERTLDSHIRNLRRKLEGGDEKRELIQTVYGVGYRFTEEVL from the coding sequence ATGAAAGTCGTATGGATTGAGGATGAGCAGCAGCTGCTTCAGGAATGCGCTGATTATTTGCGGAAAGAATCGGTGGAGGTTTATGGCGCTTCCTCATTGACCGAAGCGGAGCCGCTCATTAAGCAGATGAATCCGGATTTGCTGCTAGTAGATTGGATGCTGCCTGGTGGAGCAAGCGGAATAGACATTTGCAAGCGTAATGAAAAAGAGTGGAAGCTGCCCTTCATTATGGTTACAGCCAAGGGTGATGAATTCGATAAGGTGCTGGCACTGGAGCTTGGTGCGGACGATTATTTGACGAAGCCGTTTGGGCTTCGTGAACTAAGTGCGAGAATTAAAGCGGTTATGCGCAGAGCAAGCAAGCATGGGGAACCATCCCTTCCTGCGCCTGACGAATCGATTATTTATAGAGGCCCGCTCATGCTCGATCAGCAGCGCTTCACAGCTGTGCTCAATGAGCACAGACTTGACTTGACCCGTACTGAATTTTTGCTGCTTTGGAAGCTCGCGGCAAATCCAGGCAGAGTGTTTACACGAACACATTTGATGGATGAGGCGCTTGGCGACGGTTTTCTCGGTTATGAGCGAACGCTCGATTCACATATTCGCAATTTGAGGCGCAAGCTGGAGGGCGGCGATGAGAAGCGTGAGCTCATTCAAACCGTGTATGGAGTTGGCTATCGCTTTACGGAGGAAGTACTGTGA
- a CDS encoding HAMP domain-containing sensor histidine kinase has product MKSYSSTSMHREKLRLVYICMIAVVVAFICTLWMMNSIDRTELKKMQLFWNGYAKLFYESTGSWIGLEDRLQHDRYMISGHKSLSIIVYDKDAITEIATLAIKQNTDKDARKIAVLSNGSIVGYTQVSTRAQKLISMRMVLPPLLLAMLIYSIGLWVIQRSHNVSKQTERRIAALIWERASLSANNRIHGDKHLTDALDQIDGLVRRVERLETVRRTMVADIAHELRTPIAVMRTQLDHAIQEGLPLPLARTVSLHDETLRLTKLVRDLQELSLAESGHLSLSKSWFSLTALAAAVAETLVVQSDEHTIQATVQMEHDIRIYADEARIRQIIINLIGNALQHARHELRIELSLEAGYAELTILDDGLGIEEEELAFVFDRFYRGAGQARASKRGSGLGLGLAIAKQFAHAHSGTLDVSSSYGKGAAFTLSLPIIKD; this is encoded by the coding sequence GTGAAGAGCTATAGCAGTACAAGCATGCATCGTGAGAAACTTAGATTAGTTTACATATGTATGATTGCTGTCGTTGTTGCATTTATTTGTACCTTATGGATGATGAACAGTATCGATCGGACAGAGCTTAAGAAGATGCAGCTGTTTTGGAATGGATACGCCAAGCTTTTTTATGAGTCGACGGGAAGCTGGATCGGGCTTGAGGATCGGCTGCAGCATGATCGTTACATGATTTCCGGACACAAGTCGCTGTCCATTATCGTTTATGACAAAGATGCCATAACCGAGATAGCCACGCTGGCCATTAAGCAAAATACGGATAAAGACGCGCGGAAAATAGCCGTACTCTCAAATGGCTCGATTGTCGGGTATACGCAGGTATCGACTAGAGCTCAGAAACTTATAAGTATGAGAATGGTATTGCCGCCGCTGTTGCTCGCTATGTTGATATACAGCATTGGATTATGGGTTATTCAACGCTCGCACAATGTTTCAAAACAAACGGAGCGGCGAATAGCGGCGTTAATTTGGGAACGAGCCTCTTTATCAGCAAATAATCGTATACACGGGGACAAGCATCTCACGGATGCGCTCGATCAAATAGATGGGCTTGTGCGGCGCGTAGAACGACTAGAAACGGTTAGGCGAACGATGGTAGCTGACATTGCTCATGAGCTTCGAACGCCGATTGCAGTCATGCGGACGCAGCTGGATCATGCCATTCAGGAGGGATTGCCGCTGCCATTAGCGCGTACTGTATCGCTTCATGATGAGACGCTGCGTCTCACTAAGCTGGTTCGAGATTTACAGGAGCTTTCGCTAGCGGAATCTGGCCATTTGTCCTTAAGCAAAAGCTGGTTTTCACTTACCGCGCTAGCTGCGGCGGTTGCTGAGACGCTTGTCGTACAATCGGATGAACATACGATACAGGCAACGGTACAGATGGAGCATGATATTCGTATTTATGCGGATGAAGCAAGGATCAGGCAAATTATTATTAATTTGATTGGGAATGCGCTGCAGCATGCACGCCATGAGCTGCGAATCGAGCTTAGCTTAGAAGCTGGATATGCGGAATTGACGATTCTCGATGATGGTTTGGGAATTGAAGAGGAGGAGCTTGCTTTTGTTTTTGACCGCTTTTATAGAGGAGCTGGACAAGCTAGAGCAAGCAAACGCGGCTCAGGGCTGGGCCTTGGGCTCGCCATAGCGAAGCAATTCGCGCATGCCCACAGCGGAACGCTTGATGTGTCGAGCAGCTATGGCAAAGGAGCTGCGTTTACGTTAAGCCTCCCCATCATCAAAGACTAG
- a CDS encoding ABC transporter ATP-binding protein, with translation MIKIKELCKTYGKGEAAVRALRDVSFTITKGEMVSITGASGCGKSTLLHIMAGIESSDKGEVWIGDAPIHSWEDEKIAKLRLAKMGFVFQSYHLIPVLNAWENTALPLIAAGSDANKAKARALEALKEVGLSDKANQYPNQLSGGQNQRVAIARAIVGRPDIIWADEPTGALDTETADQIIGMLEMLNRHYNTTIVIVTHDQQVADRTSRTIRLQNGRVIHDGGVSSC, from the coding sequence ATGATAAAGATAAAGGAATTATGTAAGACGTATGGCAAGGGAGAAGCAGCGGTCAGAGCGCTGCGGGACGTATCTTTTACAATTACTAAAGGAGAAATGGTATCCATTACGGGCGCCTCCGGTTGCGGCAAATCAACGCTGCTGCATATTATGGCTGGCATCGAGTCCAGCGATAAAGGCGAAGTATGGATTGGAGACGCGCCCATTCATTCATGGGAAGACGAAAAGATTGCTAAGCTGCGGCTTGCGAAAATGGGGTTCGTGTTTCAATCCTATCATCTCATCCCGGTGCTGAATGCTTGGGAGAATACGGCGCTGCCGCTCATTGCCGCAGGCAGTGATGCCAATAAGGCCAAAGCGAGAGCGCTTGAAGCGCTCAAAGAGGTTGGGCTGTCTGATAAAGCTAATCAATATCCTAATCAACTATCGGGCGGTCAAAATCAACGAGTTGCTATCGCTAGAGCTATTGTAGGGAGACCCGATATCATTTGGGCAGATGAGCCTACAGGCGCGCTTGATACGGAAACGGCGGATCAAATCATTGGCATGCTGGAGATGCTCAATCGCCATTACAACACAACGATCGTTATTGTGACGCATGATCAACAAGTAGCTGACCGAACATCACGCACCATTCGATTGCAAAACGGACGTGTTATTCATGATGGGGGCGTTTCGTCATGCTAA
- a CDS encoding FtsX-like permease family protein yields MLTSRLVWRMALSHLRKQWKQTLITIMAGAIGAMLIAISAVNYESVERSGAAWIEKHLGPINWKLTPEKLNSDGFSAEEAAFLIDFSRKSDYTILPYVKAEAAVFAEAANTGEQSILKNMLFMGFSMEEAARFDPAYENLWTNGLADDELIINHDTAKLLHVDVGDALKVSVSGKDKLFRIRAVVEQRGLTGYQEYGAFAGTIIGTEQAVRQLSGQAGDGYEAMLAGNSDASVNLGGMFFVSGHTYNVENLKSKYKNEVDDMNYSIIIGMISIVAVISSMLFMRQVLVMIGDSRREMYGILRAIGFSRDNISAMFMVEALLLSAASALLGTLIGLSGGYGLIQFFYSFYAADLSQMAGLVVPITAHVSILTAAAVFAATLLFLLFISGLTARKASRFNIVEALRGPSADGGTLRAKGWKRTRNRWVIVAGLSATCVHFIFAFIDPPELTNDNMLTIVLTWIASVFTVLFIALNVVGKMTVPLQKLLRLIGVPPLSILLAFKYPNQHKGRTYTAALLFALVMMLIAFLVGITQLIQASGNVDRINQTVLGFGGYAVYQSELEKDKIEAVAAADPLIQEHMKGKVVVEPYMLSMQENGIAQAIIPVTKELLLNNNFALNARSPAFSSDAEAWQAVLNDPAYVILPDYYKEKFPMPLLNLKAGDKITLPVYKSKLRSREEAWVPAQKRDFIIAGFLSNDAASGLIDFYGTTLMNKKVVDELRTLGHKWPNQTDLGFVLFQFDYKDIKLAKELEERFALEGVLAFHVPYVQNTAEQLINKQIGYGFIGFTVISALIGLLGLAIILYRAVRERSKQIGMMRCIGVPGKSIFWMLFIEGFVISLMGLLSGLAIGLSGVHMFVESVKEDLKGDKSALLYEYPFDIVFPIIAGLLLASLLINITPARAALKLKAVDVLKMSSD; encoded by the coding sequence ATGCTAACGTCTCGTCTTGTATGGCGAATGGCGCTGAGTCATCTGAGAAAACAATGGAAGCAGACGTTGATCACGATAATGGCTGGAGCCATCGGGGCTATGCTGATCGCTATTAGTGCCGTAAACTATGAATCGGTCGAGCGAAGCGGGGCAGCTTGGATTGAGAAGCATCTAGGCCCGATCAACTGGAAGCTAACGCCGGAGAAGCTTAATTCTGACGGTTTCTCCGCGGAAGAGGCTGCATTTTTAATAGACTTCTCACGAAAAAGTGACTATACGATTCTTCCCTATGTAAAGGCGGAAGCGGCTGTTTTTGCTGAGGCTGCAAATACGGGTGAGCAATCCATCCTGAAAAATATGCTGTTTATGGGCTTCTCTATGGAGGAAGCTGCAAGGTTTGATCCTGCCTATGAAAACTTATGGACAAATGGCTTGGCTGACGATGAGCTTATTATTAACCATGACACAGCCAAGCTTCTGCATGTTGACGTCGGTGACGCGCTAAAGGTTTCTGTCTCAGGCAAGGATAAGTTATTTCGCATTCGTGCGGTAGTAGAGCAGCGAGGACTCACTGGCTACCAAGAATATGGTGCATTTGCTGGTACAATAATCGGTACGGAGCAAGCAGTGCGTCAACTGTCTGGCCAAGCTGGAGATGGCTATGAGGCTATGCTGGCGGGAAACTCTGATGCATCTGTAAACTTGGGCGGCATGTTTTTTGTTTCAGGGCATACCTACAATGTAGAAAATTTGAAAAGCAAATATAAAAATGAAGTCGATGATATGAACTATTCGATCATTATTGGGATGATCAGTATTGTAGCCGTTATATCGAGCATGCTGTTTATGCGGCAGGTGCTGGTCATGATTGGCGATTCCAGGCGGGAGATGTACGGTATTCTACGAGCAATCGGATTCTCGCGAGACAATATATCTGCGATGTTCATGGTTGAAGCGCTCTTGCTGTCAGCAGCTAGTGCGCTGCTTGGTACGCTGATAGGGTTGTCTGGCGGTTATGGTTTGATTCAATTTTTTTATAGCTTCTATGCTGCGGATTTGTCTCAAATGGCTGGACTCGTTGTGCCGATTACAGCTCATGTTTCAATCCTAACAGCAGCGGCTGTATTTGCTGCAACCTTGTTGTTCCTTCTTTTCATTTCTGGATTAACAGCTCGCAAAGCAAGCAGATTCAATATTGTTGAAGCGCTGCGAGGGCCTTCAGCGGACGGCGGGACCCTGCGAGCGAAAGGGTGGAAACGAACGCGAAACCGCTGGGTAATCGTCGCAGGTTTATCCGCTACTTGTGTTCATTTTATATTTGCATTTATCGATCCGCCTGAATTAACGAATGACAACATGCTTACCATTGTGCTTACTTGGATAGCATCCGTGTTTACAGTGTTATTTATCGCGCTTAATGTAGTGGGGAAAATGACTGTCCCGCTGCAAAAGCTGCTGCGGCTTATTGGTGTTCCGCCGTTGTCCATACTGCTCGCTTTTAAATACCCGAATCAACATAAAGGACGAACGTACACAGCAGCGCTTTTATTTGCACTTGTTATGATGTTGATTGCATTTTTGGTTGGCATTACGCAGCTTATACAGGCTAGCGGGAATGTTGATCGCATAAATCAAACCGTCTTAGGTTTTGGTGGTTATGCTGTATACCAATCTGAGCTGGAGAAGGATAAAATTGAAGCGGTTGCCGCTGCTGACCCGTTGATACAAGAGCATATGAAGGGGAAAGTTGTCGTCGAGCCTTATATGCTTAGTATGCAGGAGAACGGCATAGCTCAAGCTATTATACCCGTTACGAAGGAGCTCTTGCTTAATAACAACTTTGCATTAAATGCACGATCGCCAGCGTTCTCAAGCGATGCTGAAGCATGGCAGGCTGTACTGAATGACCCTGCATATGTGATCCTGCCTGACTATTATAAAGAGAAGTTTCCTATGCCATTATTAAATCTCAAGGCAGGCGATAAGATTACGCTTCCTGTATATAAGAGCAAGCTCCGATCGAGAGAAGAAGCTTGGGTTCCGGCACAGAAACGAGATTTCATTATCGCTGGTTTTTTAAGTAACGACGCAGCTTCCGGGTTAATAGATTTCTATGGTACAACCTTGATGAACAAAAAAGTTGTAGATGAGCTGCGTACGCTTGGTCACAAATGGCCCAACCAAACCGATCTTGGCTTCGTTTTATTCCAATTTGATTATAAAGACATTAAGCTGGCTAAGGAGCTGGAGGAAAGATTTGCACTTGAAGGCGTACTGGCCTTTCATGTACCTTATGTACAAAATACAGCGGAGCAATTGATTAATAAACAAATTGGCTATGGATTCATAGGTTTTACGGTTATATCCGCTCTTATTGGCTTGCTAGGGCTTGCGATTATTTTGTATAGAGCCGTGCGCGAGCGGAGTAAACAGATCGGAATGATGCGCTGCATCGGCGTTCCCGGCAAGTCCATATTTTGGATGCTGTTTATCGAAGGTTTTGTTATAAGCTTGATGGGTTTGTTGTCAGGCTTAGCGATAGGCCTTAGCGGGGTTCATATGTTTGTCGAGAGTGTGAAAGAGGATTTGAAAGGCGATAAGTCGGCCCTCCTGTATGAGTATCCATTCGATATTGTTTTTCCCATTATAGCTGGCTTGCTGTTGGCCTCTCTGCTCATTAATATTACGCCAGCAAGGGCAGCACTCAAGCTCAAAGCGGTTGATGTCCTCAAAATGAGCAGCGATTAA
- a CDS encoding Dps family protein has translation MTTPTTVQQHLNRQIANWSVLYIKLHNYHWYVKGSQFFTLHAKFQELYEEAALHVDEIAERLLAVKGTPIATMKDYLKTSSIEEASNKEDATQMVEQLIKDFTTLIGELKDGMEAAQKADDETTADMLLAIHTTLEKHVWMLTAFNGK, from the coding sequence CAAATCGCCAACTGGAGCGTACTTTACATCAAGCTTCACAATTATCACTGGTACGTAAAGGGCTCCCAGTTTTTCACTTTGCATGCAAAATTCCAAGAGCTTTATGAAGAAGCTGCGCTTCATGTCGATGAAATCGCTGAACGCTTGCTTGCCGTGAAGGGTACGCCTATCGCAACCATGAAAGATTATTTGAAAACTTCTAGCATTGAAGAAGCATCCAATAAAGAAGATGCGACGCAAATGGTTGAGCAATTGATTAAAGATTTTACAACCTTAATCGGTGAACTGAAAGACGGTATGGAGGCCGCACAAAAGGCTGACGACGAAACAACAGCCGACATGCTCCTTGCTATTCATACGACACTTGAGAAGCATGTATGGATGCTTACCGCTTTTAATGGCAAATAA